Proteins from a genomic interval of Helicoverpa armigera isolate CAAS_96S chromosome 9, ASM3070526v1, whole genome shotgun sequence:
- the LOC110369893 gene encoding tRNA (guanine-N(7)-)-methyltransferase: MALPVLPQKKYYRQRAHSNPIADHCFEYPTHPDDYDWSVLYPTINNEKKDKQVEFLDVGCGYGGLLVTLSPMYPENLMLGLEIRVKVSDYVNDRIQALRLQHTDQYQNVAVLRTNAMKYLPNFFHKGQLKKMFFLYPDPHFKKAKHKWRIINKWLLSEYAYVLAEQGIVYTITDVKDLNEWMVFHFEEHPLFERIPDEELKSDPIVEKLFESTEEGKKVTRNNGDKFVAVFRRIADRV; encoded by the exons ATGGCGTTGCCAGTACTAccacagaaaaaatattacagacaGCGTGCACATTCTAACCCAATCGCCGACCATTGTTTTGAGTA TCCCACTCATCCAGATGATTATGATTGGTCGGTGTTATACCCTACAattaacaatgaaaaaaaagataaacaagTTGAGTTTCTGGATGTTGGATGTGGCTACGGAGGACTTTTAG TTACTCTGTCACCAATGTATCCGGAAAACCTTATGCTGGGGTTGGAGATCCGTGTGAAAGTTTCCGATTATGTAAATGACAGGATTCAAGCGCTAAGATTGCAGCATACTGACCAGTACCAAAATGTAGCTGTGTTAAGAACAAATGCTATGAAGTATCTGCCTAATTTCTTCCATAAAGGACAA ctcAAGAAGATGTTCTTTTTGTACCCAGATCCACATTTCAAGAAGGCAAAACATAAATGGAGAATTATCAATAAATGGTTGCTCTCTGAATATGCCTACGTGCTTGCTGAGCAG GGTATAGTTTATACTATAACAGATGTGAAGGATTTGAATGAATGGATGGTGTTTCATTTTGAAGAACATCCATTATTTGAAAGGATTCCTGATGAAGAATTG AAGTCCGATCCAATAGTTGAGAAATTATTTGAGAGTACTGAAGAGGGGAAAAAAGTAACTCGAAACAATGGAGATAAATTTGTAGCTGTGTTCAGAAGGATTGCTGATAGAGTATGA
- the LOC110370036 gene encoding cytochrome P450 6a2: MWLSGILLVVLLFLTALLAVFHYTSRGRKYWLNRNVPYREPCPLFGNFGATFTMRRSYTRMLKFFYDNYRGYKFVGLFQARRPTLMVLDLDVAKTVFSKEFQCFSDRVSVSTDTQREPLLRNLANMSGAEWKAMRHIVTPTFSSAKMKAMFPLIAECAQTLKTVMLEEAVEDMNVPSVMMRFTTDVIGSCAFGVDPGALKDPESPFLKMSQKMFKLDRKTILKRYCRAFFPRLFKLLNLRSYEPSVETFFTSIINQVLSERRSGVQRHDFLQLMLNEQKTDSGFLMTDALITSNSFIFMLAGLETSATTLSFCLYELAKDKEIQDNLRKEILECLEEHDGLNYEAVTAMRLAYQVVAETLRLHPPTPMTTRLCTAPCTLDGELTLKVRDPVLIPIHCIQRDARYFPDPDKFDPERFKDDLNPPGFMAYGEGPRSCPGARFAQLTVVAGLASILSTFAVVPCERTTPRIQYDPRSVMLKNKGGIWLKFEALQ, from the exons atgtggCTCAGTGGTATTTTACTAGTGGTTTTACTATTCCTAACAGCTTTGTTAGCTGTTTTTCACTATACGTCCAGAGGAAGAAAGTATTGGTTAAACAGAAATGTGCCTTACAGGGAACCTTGTCCCTTATTTGGGAACTTTGGTGCGACGTTTACTATGAGAAGAAGTTACACGCGaatgttaaagtttttttatgataacTACAGAGGATATAAATTTGTTGGACTGTTTCAAGCTCGTAGACCAACCTTGATGGTGTTAGATTTAGATGTGGCTAAAACCGTATTCTCTAAGGAGTTCCAGTGCTTCAGCGATCGCGTGTCGGTGTCAACAGATACACAACGTGAGCCGCTGCTTCGTAACCTGGCCAACATGAGTGGAGCTGAGTGGAAGGCAATGCGACACATCGTAACACCAACCTTCTCGTCTGCTAAGATGAAGGCTATGTTTCCATTGATAGCTGAATGTGCTCAAACATTGAAAACCGTTATGTTGGAAGAAGCTGTAGAAGATATGAATGTACCCAGTGTCATGATGCGATTTACCACCGATGTTATTGGCAGCTGCGCTTTTGGCGTGGATCCTGGAGCCCTCAAAGATCCAGAATCACCATTCCTCAAGATGTCGCAGAAGATGTTTAAGCTCGATCGCAAAACAATCCTCAAACGATACTGCCGCGCGTTCTTCCCCagattattcaaattattgaaTCTGCGATCTTACGAACCTAGCGTAGAGACTTTCTTCACCTCTATCATTAACCAGGTTTTGTCAGAGAGAAGGTCTGGAGTTCAAAGACACGACTTTCTTCAACTTATGTTAAACGAACAAAAGACGGATTCAGGTTTCTTAATGACGGATGCCCTAATAACGTCTAACTCATTCATATTTATGCTTGCGGGATTGGAGACGTCGGCGACCACTTTGTCTTTCTGTTTGTACGAATTGGCAAAAGACAAAGAAATACAAGATAATTTAAGAAAGGAGATATTGGAATGTTTGGAAGAGCACGACGGGCTGAACTATGAAGCTGTGACAGCGATGCGGTTGGCGTACCAGGTGGTGGCGGAGACGCTGCGGCTGCACCCGCCCACGCCGATGACCACGCGGCTCTGCACGGCGCCCTGCACGCTCGACGGAGAACTCACGCTCAAAGTCAGGGACCCCGTGCTAATACCCATACATTGCATTCAAAGGGACGCAAGATATTTCCCAGACCCAGACAAATTCGATCCAGAGCGGTTTAAAGATGATTTAAATCCTCCTGGATTTATGGCCTATGGAGAAGGACCAAGGAGTTGTCCCG GTGCACGCTTCGCGCAGCTGACGGTGGTGGCCGGCTTAGCTTCAATCCTCAGTACCTTTGCGGTGGTTCCCTGCGAGCGAACCACTCCTCGAATCCAGTACGACCCAAGAAGCGTCATGCTGAAGAACAAAGGAGGAATATGGCTGAAATTTGAAGCTTTGCAATAA
- the LOC110369892 gene encoding superkiller complex protein 3 has translation MADIKALLKDARKLIDEKNFKEAQECCKNILRKDKQNYFGLVLLGKALEDSDQAPLAYQKAIASKPDHALAWQGLANYYERKENNADKVKLISIYNEMLNLQMEEEKTIEIISKLGQLGCALKSKECLNNMANYIIKELGSALFQCAEKQFLELLKADIPCDEEIIPVILNVLHKIYNEDPRDSLEILQCKVIIQKSDFASAVEEIINLNFFSSNVLLREWLCKQLCIKYVEKMSFCNFDIEQHIDTISEGIMNSKYPSLLRSMICYDKGLYLEAYKQCVPLVNYHEADVTEATFIIKCTIMLKKWSVTQKLATNFLNKVKTQEFGIVLKRFLFLSLTKQQKWQQAINSAKDVATDLMEPFELASLAECYMELNEPAEHIMKHLEATDYYKPLQALLLQKQNKYDEVVNLLQDSNNALDVFYLGKAYWELKQYDKCLVNLLKAAKLNPDHADTFLYLGHFYHHHKSDLQKARKCYEKAHSLNTINANIVKSLSEIYVKLHLKEADFELLQELSKNASTTEPWVYFRLGLHYLNKREWENAILNFRNVIKINHNDTTAFECLADAYYSRGSYTSALRAYNRVMTLDPGKSEHCLTRIGHIYSLLTQYEEAISTFEKVFLIEPYSYLALKGIAETWMRIAKKKVEAKIYGTARDCAQYAIDYITKALSKQNQYLCFWKLLADNLMFITKLPNKYAYVYMPQLTKVDGNIGETMKKDKLEIFPQAIACYSHIAKQKQQISSYDLAYAYLAFYHETKKVVNCHISFNLTLNCIKEKPTVWRNWNLLGKICLAIKKYEIAQHCFIKALLVTRKWSVAKIWCNLGTLYLKLKLYKLSNYCFSRGQSALPSHPQSWIGQALIAEAIREEEAMDLFRHASRLGYHPESALGYADWVCRTLKNNQYKENSEAKYEIEGLHAVPYGIDLVEWYCNFESSNACAFNILGILQERYGLLRSAIQSYEKAFKYAEEENKNKTLLNIGRILVRMEEYDEAIKIFKAITEASFDSTTSLALALYKKGLYEESYSVYDTALHWLSNEDSEKADLLVAMAGIVYMYKGADDAKTLLFHSIQISQKKPTAHSLFAICSLGLIHSDQSLSKLALGELKKYERDSEYGFDIGFLKSYLSVCENNMDQAIKLLSDSLHDHPSNALLWFCMAQYCLRTANTKAKVASCCAQKALCSAHHGEYNCNFGNILASASIAEHLAGDHVKAFLLAKQGLHMYPNQAEIWAALLFSLLSHKLWMDNKTWLLGASGHMRKHLNISRPLGRWVILMEKKLGK, from the coding sequence ATGGCTGATATAAAAGCTTTACTAAAAGACGCAAGAAAACTGATAGATGAGAAAAATTTCAAAGAAGCCCAAGAAtgctgtaaaaatatattacgaaaagacaaacaaaattactttgGTCTAGTGTTACTTGGAAAAGCTCTGGAAGATTCTGACCAGGCACCATTAGCCTATCAAAAAGCTATAGCTAGTAAACCTGATCATGCACTTGCTTGGCAAGGTCTTGCCAACTATTATGAAAGAAAGGAAAATAATGcagataaagtaaaattaataagtatttacaaTGAAATGCTTAATCTACaaatggaagaagaaaaaacaatagaaattatATCAAAACTTGGTCAACTGGGATGTGCACTAAAAAGCAAAGAATGCTTAAACAATATggctaattacataattaaagaaCTTGGGAGTGCATTATTTCAATGTGCTGAAAAACAATTCCTAGAACTTCTAAAAGCTGATATACCATGTGATGAAGAAATCATACcagtaattttaaatgttttgcaCAAAATTTACAATGAAGATCCAAGGGATTCACTTGAGATATTGCAATGCAAAGTTATTATCCAGAAATCAGACTTTGCATCTGCTgttgaagaaataataaatcttaattttttcTCCTCAAATGTTCTGCTAAGAGAGTGGCTGTGCAAACAATTATGCATAAAGTATGTTGAGAAAATGTCATTCTGTAATTTTGATATAGAGCAACACATTGATACAATCAGTGAAGGCATTATGAATTCCAAATATCCTAGCCTGCTGAGAAGTATGATATGCTATGATAAAGGTTTATATCTAGAAGCATACAAACAGTGTGTACCATTGGTGAACTACCATGAAGCAGATGTCACAGAAGCAACATTCATTATCAAATGTACGATTATGTTAAAAAAGTGGTCAGTTACACAAAAGCTTGCAACAAACTTTTTGAACAAAGTAAAGACTCAAGAATTTGGTATTGTCctcaaaagatttttatttttatctctgaCCAAACAACAGAAATGGCAACAGGCTATAAACAGCGCCAAAGACGTAGCAACTGATTTGATGGAACCATTTGAGCTGGCCAGTCTTGCCGAGTGTTACATGGAACTCAATGAACCTGCTGAACACATCATGAAGCATTTAGAAGCAACTGATTATTACAAGCCACTTCAAGCCTTATTACTACAAAAGCAAAATAAGTATGATGAAGTGGTCAATTTACTACAAGACTCAAATAATGCCCTTGATGTATTCTACTTGGGAAAAGCATACTGGGAATTAAAGCAGTATGATAAATGCTTGGTAAATCTTCTAAAAGCTGCTAAGCTTAACCCTGATCATGCtgatacatttttgtatttaggTCACTTTTACCATCATCATAAGTCTGACTTACAGAAGGCTAGAAAATGTTATGAGAAAGCTCATAGTCTGAACACAATTAACGCCAATATTGTCAAGAGTCTTAGCGAAATTTATGTCAAGTTACATCTAAAGGAAGCTGATTTTGAGTTACTACAAGAATTATCAAAAAATGCTTCCACAACCGAACCATGGGTTTACTTTAGATTGGGGctgcattatttaaataaaagggaATGGGAAAATGCCATATTGAATTTCAggaatgttattaaaatcaatcaCAATGATACAACTGCTTTTGAGTGCCTAGCTGATGCTTACTATTCAAGAGGATCATATACATCTGCCTTGCGAGCTTACAACCGAGTAATGACTTTAGATCCAGGCAAGTCTGAACATTGTCTTACTAGAATTGGCCACATTTATTCACTATTAACACAATATGAAGAAGCTATATCAACATTtgaaaaggtatttttaatagaACCTTACTCATACTTAGCCCTCAAGGGAATAGCCGAAACATGGATGAGAATTGCTAAGAAAAAAGTTGAAGCTAAAATATACGGAACTGCACGAGATTGTGCACAATATGCCATAGACTACATAACAAAAGCTCTGTCtaaacaaaatcaatatttatgtttttggaaGTTATTAGCAGACAACTTGATGTTTATTACTAAATTGCCAAATAAATATGCTTATGTCTATATGCCTCAGTTGACAAAGGTTGATGGTAATATTGGGGAAACCATGAAAAAAGATAAACTAGAAATATTTCCTCAAGCAATTGCTTGTTATTCACATATTGCTAAACAGAAGCAGCAAATATCATCATATGATTTAGCATATGCATATCTGGCCTTTTATCATGAAACCAAAAAAGTTGTTAACTGTCACATATCATTCAACTTAACGTTAAATTGTATAAAAGAAAAGCCAACTGTTTGGCGTAACTGGAATTTACTTGGAAAAATATGTCTAGCCATCAAGAAATATGAAATTGCTCAACACTGCTTCATAAAGGCCCTCTTGGTTACTCGAAAATGGTCTGTCGCAAAAATATGGTGTAACTTAGGTacactttatttaaaactaaaactatatAAATTGTCTAACTACTGTTTCTCACGAGGGCAATCGGCACTACCATCACACCCACAAAGCTGGATAGGTCAAGCATTGATTGCTGAAGCAATACGTGAAGAAGAAGCCATGGATCTATTCAGACACGCATCACGCTTGGGCTACCATCCAGAGAGTGCACTTGGATATGCAGATTGGGTCTGCAGGaccttaaaaaataatcaatataaagaaaattcagAAGCAAAATATGAAATAGAAGGTCTTCATGCAGTTCCATATGGCATAGATTTGGTTGAATGGTACTGCAACTTTGAATCTTCAAATGCATGTGCCTTTAACATACTGGGAATTTTACAAGAAAGATATGGCCTGCTTCGTTCTGCTATACAATCTTATGAAAAAGCATTTAAATATGCAGAAGAAGAAAACAAGAACAAAACACTTTTGAATATTGGGAGAATTTTAGTGAGGATGGAGGAATATGATgaggcaataaaaatattcaaagcaaTAACTGAAGCAAGCTTCGATTCTACTACTAGCTTAGCATTGGCACTTTATAAAAAAGGCCTATATGAGGAGTCCTACTCTGTTTACGATACTGCACTCCATTGGTTGAGTAATGAAGATTCTGAAAAGGCAGACCTCCTGGTGGCTATGGCTGGCATTGTGTACATGTACAAAGGTGCAGATGATGCCAAAACACTTTTGTTCCATAGCATACAAATATCACAGAAAAAGCCAACAGCACATAGTTTATTTGCCATATGCTCTTTGGGATTGATACATTCTGATCAAAGTTTATCAAAGCTAGCTTTAGgagagttaaaaaaatatgagagaGATAGTGAATATGGATTTGATATAGGTTTTTTGAAATCCTATCTTTCAGTCTGTGAAAACAACATGGACCAGGCTATAAAGCTGTTGAGTGACAGCCTTCACGATCATCCAAGCAATGCTCTCTTATGGTTTTGTATGGCCCAGTATTGCCTTAGAACCGCTAATACCAAGGCTAAAGTTGCAAGTTGTTGCGCTCAAAAAGCCTTATGTTCTGCTCACCATGGAGAATATAATTGTAACTTTGGAAATATTTTGGCTTCTGCAAGTATTGCAGAGCATTTGGCAGGAGATCACGTAAAGGCCTTTTTATTAGCTAAACAGGGCCTTCACATGTATCCAAATCAAGCGGAAATTTGGGCAGCATTATTATTCTCACTTTTATCTCACAAACTATGGATGGACAATAAAACTTGGCTTTTAGGGGCATCAGGCCATATGCggaaacatttaaatatatctCGACCACTCGGCAGGTGGGTCATCCTTATGGAAAAGAAGCTTGGTAAATAA